The following proteins are co-located in the Streptomyces sp. DT2A-34 genome:
- a CDS encoding tRNA (adenine-N1)-methyltransferase has translation MSEPTGAARRRGPFKVGDQVQLTDPKGRHYTFTLEAGKNFHTHKGSFPHDELIGAPEGSVVRTTGNVAYLALRPLLPDYVLSMPRGAAVVYPKDAGQILAFADIFPGARVVEAGVGSGSLSSFLLRAIGDQGMLHSYERREDFADIARQNVERYFGGPHPAWQLTVGDLQDNLSDTDVDRVILDMLAPWECLEAVSKALVPGGIVCCYVATTTQLARTVESIREIGCFNEPTAWETMIRNWHIEGLAVRPDHRMIGHTGFLLTARRLADGVEPPMRRRRPAKGAYGEDYEGPNADGGAGR, from the coding sequence ATGTCCGAACCGACCGGTGCCGCCCGCAGGCGCGGGCCCTTCAAGGTCGGGGACCAGGTACAGCTGACCGACCCCAAGGGCCGCCACTACACGTTCACGCTCGAGGCCGGGAAGAACTTCCACACCCACAAGGGTTCCTTCCCGCACGACGAACTGATCGGCGCTCCCGAGGGCAGCGTTGTCCGCACCACCGGGAACGTCGCCTACCTCGCGCTGCGCCCCCTGCTCCCCGACTACGTCCTGTCCATGCCCCGCGGGGCAGCCGTCGTCTACCCGAAGGACGCGGGACAGATCCTCGCCTTCGCCGACATCTTCCCCGGCGCCCGCGTCGTCGAGGCCGGCGTCGGCTCCGGCTCGCTCAGCAGCTTCCTGCTGCGCGCCATCGGCGACCAGGGCATGCTGCACTCCTACGAGCGCCGCGAAGACTTCGCCGACATCGCCCGGCAGAACGTGGAGCGCTACTTCGGCGGCCCCCACCCCGCCTGGCAGCTCACCGTCGGCGACCTCCAGGACAACCTGAGCGACACCGACGTCGACCGCGTCATCCTCGACATGCTCGCCCCCTGGGAGTGCCTGGAAGCCGTCTCCAAGGCGCTCGTCCCCGGCGGCATCGTCTGCTGCTACGTCGCCACCACCACCCAGCTCGCCCGGACCGTCGAGTCCATCCGCGAGATCGGCTGCTTCAACGAGCCGACCGCCTGGGAGACGATGATCCGCAACTGGCACATCGAGGGCCTCGCCGTCCGCCCCGACCACCGCATGATCGGCCACACCGGCTTCCTGCTCACCGCCCGCCGCCTCGCCGACGGCGTCGAGCCCCCCATGCGCCGCCGCCGCCCCGCCAAGGGCGCCTACGGCGAGGACTACGAAGGCCCCAACGCCGACGGAGGCGCCGGCCGCTGA
- a CDS encoding ferredoxin → MSVEQAAGVDSEALEVWIDQDLCTGDGICAQYAPEVFELDIDGLAYVKSGEDELLQAKGATTPVPLPLLTDVVDSAKECPGDCIHVRRVSDKVEVYGPDAE, encoded by the coding sequence ATGAGCGTGGAGCAGGCGGCCGGGGTCGACAGTGAGGCGCTGGAGGTCTGGATCGACCAGGATCTCTGTACTGGTGACGGCATCTGCGCCCAGTACGCGCCCGAGGTGTTCGAGCTGGACATCGACGGTCTGGCCTATGTGAAGAGCGGTGAGGACGAGCTGTTGCAGGCCAAGGGGGCCACAACGCCTGTGCCGTTGCCGCTTCTCACGGATGTGGTGGACTCGGCGAAGGAGTGTCCGGGTGACTGCATCCATGTGCGTCGCGTTTCGGACAAGGTCGAGGTGTACGGTCCGGACGCCGAGTGA
- the arc gene encoding proteasome ATPase, which translates to MAAHDDDMNRGIRPGRGSDDPAGQIAYLEQEIAVLRRKLADSPRHTRILEERIVELQTNLAGVSAQNERLANTLREARDQIVALKEEVDRLAQPPAGFGVFLQANDDGTADIFTGGRKLRVNVSPSVELDDLRRGQELMLNEALNVVEAMEYESVGDIVTLKEILEDGERALVVGHTDEERVVRLAEPLLDVTIRPGDALLLEPRSGYVYEVVPKSEVEELVLEEVPDIGYEQIGGLGNQIEMIRDAVELPYLYPDLFKEHELRPPKGVLLYGPPGCGKTLIAKAVANSLAKKVAEVTGQAQGKSFFLNIKGPELLNKYVGETERQIRLVFQRAREKASEGTPVIVFFDEMESLFRTRGSGVSSDVENTIVPQLLAEIDGVEGLQNVVVIGASNREDMIDPAILRPGRLDVKIKIERPDAEAAKDIFGKYLTERLPLHPEDVGEHSGDKSTTVQSMIQTAVEQMYAESEENRFLEVTYANGDKEVLYFKDFNSGAMIENIVGRAKKMAIKDFLEHNQKGLRVAHLLQACVDEFKENEDLPNTTNPDDWARISGKKGERIVYIRTLITGKQGADTGRSIDTVANTGQYL; encoded by the coding sequence GTGGCAGCCCACGACGACGACATGAACCGCGGCATCCGCCCGGGACGCGGGTCCGACGACCCGGCCGGGCAGATTGCCTACCTTGAGCAGGAGATCGCCGTCCTGCGACGCAAGCTCGCCGACTCTCCGCGACACACGAGGATTCTCGAAGAGCGGATCGTCGAGCTGCAGACCAACCTGGCCGGCGTCTCCGCACAGAACGAGCGACTTGCCAACACGCTCCGTGAGGCCCGCGACCAGATCGTGGCCCTCAAGGAAGAAGTCGACCGGCTCGCACAGCCACCGGCCGGCTTCGGTGTCTTCCTGCAAGCCAACGACGACGGCACCGCCGACATCTTCACCGGAGGTCGCAAACTCCGCGTGAACGTCAGCCCGAGCGTCGAACTCGACGACCTCAGGCGCGGCCAGGAGCTGATGCTCAACGAAGCACTCAACGTGGTCGAAGCCATGGAGTACGAGAGCGTCGGCGACATCGTCACCCTCAAGGAGATCCTCGAGGACGGCGAACGCGCCCTCGTGGTCGGGCACACCGACGAGGAACGGGTGGTACGGCTCGCCGAGCCGCTGCTGGACGTCACCATCCGCCCCGGCGACGCCCTCCTGCTCGAACCCCGCTCCGGCTACGTCTACGAGGTCGTGCCGAAGAGCGAGGTCGAGGAACTCGTCCTCGAAGAAGTACCCGACATCGGCTACGAGCAGATCGGCGGCCTGGGCAACCAGATCGAAATGATCCGCGACGCAGTCGAGCTCCCGTACCTCTACCCCGACCTGTTCAAGGAGCACGAACTGCGCCCACCCAAGGGCGTCCTCCTGTACGGGCCCCCCGGATGCGGCAAGACACTCATCGCCAAGGCCGTCGCCAACTCGCTGGCCAAAAAGGTCGCCGAAGTCACCGGCCAAGCCCAGGGCAAGAGCTTCTTCCTCAACATCAAGGGCCCCGAGCTCCTCAACAAATACGTCGGCGAAACCGAACGACAGATCCGCCTCGTCTTCCAGCGAGCCCGCGAAAAGGCCAGCGAGGGCACACCCGTCATCGTCTTCTTCGACGAGATGGAATCTCTCTTCCGCACCCGCGGATCCGGCGTCAGCTCGGACGTGGAAAACACCATCGTCCCCCAGCTGCTCGCCGAGATCGACGGCGTGGAAGGCCTGCAGAACGTGGTCGTCATCGGCGCCTCCAACCGCGAGGACATGATCGACCCCGCCATCCTGCGCCCCGGCCGCCTCGACGTGAAAATCAAGATCGAGCGGCCCGACGCCGAAGCCGCCAAGGACATCTTCGGCAAGTACCTCACCGAGCGCCTCCCCCTCCACCCCGAGGACGTCGGCGAGCACAGCGGTGACAAGTCGACGACGGTCCAGAGCATGATCCAGACCGCCGTCGAGCAAATGTACGCAGAATCCGAGGAAAACCGCTTCCTGGAAGTCACCTACGCCAACGGCGACAAGGAAGTCCTCTACTTCAAGGACTTCAACTCCGGCGCCATGATCGAAAACATCGTGGGCCGCGCCAAGAAAATGGCGATCAAGGACTTCCTCGAACACAACCAAAAGGGCCTCCGCGTCGCCCACCTCCTCCAGGCATGCGTGGACGAGTTCAAGGAGAACGAGGACCTGCCCAACACCACCAACCCGGACGACTGGGCCCGAATCTCCGGAAAGAAGGGCGAACGGATCGTCTACATCCGCACCCTCATCACCGGAAAGCAGGGCGCAGACACCGGACGCTCCATCGACACGGTGGCAAACACCGGTCAGTACCTGTAA
- the dop gene encoding depupylase/deamidase Dop, protein MTVRRVMGIETEYGISVPGHPNANAMLTSSQIVNAYAAAMHRARRARWDFEEENPLRDARGFDLAREAADSSQLTDEDIGLANVILTNGARLYVDHAHPEYSAPEVTNPRDAVLWDKAGERIMAEAAERAAQLPGAQPIHLYKNNTDNKGASYGTHENYLMKRETPFSDIVRHLTPFFVSRQVVTGAGRVGIGQDGHEHGFQLSQRADYFEVEVGLETTLKRPIINTRDEPHADAEKYRRLHVIIGDANLSEISTYLKLGTTALVLSMIEDSFIAVDLAVDQPVRTLHQVSHDPSLKRLITLRSGRTLTAVQLQMEYYELSRKYVEERFGADADEQTKDVLSRWEDTLNRLERDPMSLAGELDWVAKRELMEGYRRRDDLDWDAARLHLVDLQYADVRPEKGLYNRLAARGRMKRLLDETDVERAKAKPPEDTRAYFRGRCLEQYADDVAAASWDSVIFDLPGRDSLQRVPTLEPLRGTRNHVKELLDRCRTAEDLVRVLSGN, encoded by the coding sequence ATGACCGTACGGCGAGTAATGGGCATCGAGACGGAGTACGGGATCTCCGTCCCCGGCCACCCCAACGCCAATGCCATGCTCACCTCATCCCAGATCGTCAACGCCTACGCGGCGGCGATGCACCGGGCCCGACGAGCCCGCTGGGACTTCGAGGAGGAGAACCCGCTGCGCGACGCGCGAGGCTTCGACCTCGCCCGCGAGGCCGCCGACTCCAGCCAGCTCACCGACGAGGACATCGGCCTCGCCAACGTCATCCTCACCAACGGCGCGCGGCTCTACGTCGACCACGCACACCCCGAATACAGCGCACCCGAGGTCACCAACCCGCGCGACGCCGTCCTGTGGGACAAGGCCGGCGAACGCATCATGGCCGAAGCCGCCGAACGCGCCGCCCAGCTCCCCGGCGCCCAGCCCATCCACCTCTACAAGAACAACACCGACAACAAGGGCGCCTCCTACGGCACGCACGAGAACTACCTGATGAAGCGGGAAACCCCCTTCTCCGACATCGTGCGCCACCTCACGCCCTTCTTCGTCTCCCGCCAGGTCGTCACCGGAGCAGGCCGCGTCGGAATCGGTCAGGACGGCCACGAACACGGCTTCCAGCTCAGCCAGCGGGCCGACTACTTCGAGGTCGAGGTCGGGCTGGAGACCACTCTCAAGCGCCCGATCATCAACACCCGAGACGAGCCCCACGCCGACGCCGAGAAATACCGCCGCCTGCACGTGATCATCGGCGACGCCAACCTCTCCGAGATCTCGACGTACCTGAAACTGGGCACGACAGCCCTGGTCCTGTCGATGATCGAGGACAGCTTCATCGCGGTCGACCTGGCCGTCGACCAGCCCGTACGCACACTCCACCAGGTCTCGCACGACCCGTCCCTCAAGCGCCTGATCACGCTGCGTAGTGGCCGTACCCTGACGGCGGTCCAGCTCCAGATGGAGTACTACGAGCTCTCGCGCAAATACGTCGAGGAGCGCTTCGGTGCGGACGCGGACGAGCAGACCAAGGACGTCCTGTCCCGTTGGGAAGACACCCTGAACCGCCTGGAACGGGATCCGATGAGCCTGGCCGGCGAACTGGACTGGGTGGCCAAGCGAGAGCTCATGGAGGGCTACCGCCGCCGCGACGACCTCGACTGGGACGCCGCCCGCCTCCACCTCGTCGACCTCCAGTACGCCGACGTACGCCCCGAGAAGGGCCTCTACAACCGCCTGGCGGCCCGCGGCCGCATGAAGCGCCTGCTGGACGAGACAGACGTCGAGAGGGCCAAGGCCAAGCCGCCGGAGGACACACGCGCGTACTTCCGCGGACGCTGCCTGGAGCAGTACGCCGACGACGTCGCCGCGGCCTCCTGGGACTCGGTGATCTTCGACCTGCCCGGCCGGGACTCCCTCCAGCGCGTTCCAACCCTCGAACCGCTTCGCGGAACGCGAAATCACGTCAAGGAGCTCCTGGACCGCTGCCGCACCGCGGAAGACCTGGTCAGGGTCCTGTCAGGCAACTGA
- a CDS encoding ubiquitin-like protein Pup, translating into MATKDTGGGQQKATRSTEEVEEQAAETQASEDLKERQEKLSDDVDSVLDEIDDVLEENAEDFVRSFVQKGGQ; encoded by the coding sequence ATGGCAACCAAGGACACCGGCGGCGGACAGCAGAAGGCCACACGTTCCACTGAGGAGGTCGAGGAGCAGGCGGCGGAGACGCAGGCTTCTGAGGATCTCAAGGAGCGGCAAGAGAAGTTGTCGGATGACGTGGACTCCGTCCTTGACGAGATTGACGACGTCTTGGAGGAGAATGCCGAGGACTTCGTGCGCTCATTCGTTCAAAAGGGTGGACAGTAG
- a CDS encoding endonuclease VII domain-containing protein, with protein MTAAERDQMVAVQRGLCVICLKAPAVHVDHCHKTGRVRGVLCFNCNSGLGLLRDDPDVINRAADYLEGNAWKPTLVAPGVYQLPS; from the coding sequence ATGACCGCAGCCGAGCGTGATCAGATGGTCGCCGTTCAACGGGGGCTCTGCGTGATCTGTCTCAAGGCCCCGGCCGTTCATGTGGATCACTGCCACAAGACGGGTAGGGTCCGTGGCGTACTGTGCTTCAACTGCAATTCCGGCCTCGGCCTGTTGAGGGATGACCCCGACGTGATCAACCGAGCTGCCGACTACCTGGAAGGAAACGCGTGGAAGCCAACACTCGTAGCACCGGGCGTCTACCAGCTGCCTTCCTGA
- the prcB gene encoding proteasome subunit beta, protein MEANTRSTGRLPAAFLTPGSSSFMDFLSEHQPEMLPGNRQLPPTQGVIEAPHGTTIVATTFPGGVVLAGDRRATMGNVIAQRDIEKVFPADEYSAVGIAGTAGLAVEMVKLFQLELEHFEKVEGAQLSLEGKANRLSTMIRSNLGMAMQGLAVVPLFAGYDVDRGKGRIFSYDVTGGRSEEQGYAATGSGSIFARGAMKKLYRGDLNEAEATTLVVQALYDAADDDSATGGPDVARRIYPIVTVITEDGFRRLGDEESSEIARSILERRLEQPDGPRAALL, encoded by the coding sequence GTGGAAGCCAACACTCGTAGCACCGGGCGTCTACCAGCTGCCTTCCTGACGCCTGGGTCGTCCTCGTTCATGGACTTTCTCTCGGAGCACCAGCCGGAGATGCTGCCCGGCAACCGTCAACTCCCGCCCACCCAGGGTGTGATCGAGGCGCCGCATGGCACGACCATCGTCGCCACGACGTTCCCGGGGGGCGTGGTGCTCGCCGGTGACCGTCGCGCCACGATGGGCAACGTCATCGCCCAGCGTGACATCGAGAAGGTCTTCCCGGCGGACGAGTACTCGGCCGTCGGTATCGCCGGTACCGCCGGTCTGGCCGTCGAGATGGTCAAGCTCTTCCAGTTGGAGCTGGAGCACTTCGAGAAGGTCGAGGGTGCGCAGCTGTCGCTGGAGGGTAAGGCGAACCGGCTGTCGACCATGATCCGGTCGAACCTGGGGATGGCGATGCAGGGGCTGGCGGTCGTGCCGCTCTTCGCGGGGTACGACGTCGACCGGGGGAAGGGGCGGATCTTCTCCTATGACGTGACCGGTGGTCGTTCCGAGGAGCAGGGTTACGCCGCGACCGGTTCGGGGTCGATCTTCGCGCGTGGCGCCATGAAGAAGCTCTACCGTGGCGACCTGAACGAGGCCGAGGCCACGACGCTCGTGGTGCAGGCCCTGTATGACGCGGCTGACGACGACTCGGCGACCGGTGGTCCCGATGTCGCCCGCCGGATCTACCCGATCGTCACCGTGATCACCGAGGACGGTTTCCGCCGGCTCGGCGATGAGGAGTCGTCCGAGATCGCCCGTTCCATTCTGGAGCGGCGTCTGGAGCAGCCCGACGGCCCGCGGGCCGCGCTGCTGTAG
- the prcA gene encoding proteasome subunit alpha — translation MSTPFYVSPQQAMADRAEYARKGIARGRSLVVLQYADGIVFVGENPSRALHKFSEIYDRIGFAAAGKYNEYENLRIGGVRYADLRGYTYDRDDVTARGLANVYAQTLGTIFSSAAEKPYEVELVVAEVGETPEGDQIYRLPHDGSIVDEHGSVAVGGNAELISNYLDQRHQDGMSLAEALKLAVQALSRESNGTQREIPAERLEVAVLDRTRPQSRKFKRIVGRQLARLLEVGGASTEAESADGAEDSEESGGSEE, via the coding sequence GTGTCGACGCCGTTCTATGTCTCACCCCAGCAGGCCATGGCCGATCGGGCGGAGTACGCCCGCAAGGGCATCGCCCGTGGCCGCAGCCTGGTCGTGCTGCAGTATGCCGATGGCATTGTCTTCGTCGGCGAGAACCCGTCCCGCGCGCTGCACAAGTTCAGCGAGATCTATGACCGGATCGGCTTCGCGGCGGCCGGTAAGTACAACGAGTACGAGAATCTGCGGATCGGCGGTGTGCGGTATGCCGATCTTCGTGGTTACACCTATGACCGTGATGACGTGACCGCTCGTGGTCTGGCCAACGTCTATGCCCAGACGTTGGGCACGATCTTCTCTTCCGCGGCGGAGAAGCCGTATGAGGTGGAGTTGGTCGTTGCCGAGGTGGGTGAGACGCCGGAGGGTGACCAGATCTATCGGCTGCCGCATGACGGCTCGATCGTGGACGAGCACGGCTCGGTCGCGGTCGGCGGTAATGCCGAGTTGATCAGTAATTATCTGGATCAGCGTCATCAGGACGGTATGAGTCTGGCCGAGGCTCTGAAGCTGGCGGTCCAGGCGCTGTCGCGTGAGTCGAACGGCACTCAGCGGGAGATTCCCGCGGAGCGGCTGGAGGTCGCGGTGCTGGACCGTACGCGTCCGCAGTCGCGGAAGTTCAAGCGCATCGTCGGTCGTCAGCTGGCTCGGCTGTTGGAGGTGGGCGGAGCGTCCACCGAGGCCGAGAGTGCGGACGGTGCGGAGGATTCCGAGGAGTCCGGCGGTTCCGAGGAGTAG
- a CDS encoding LacI family DNA-binding transcriptional regulator: MAHGSTRPTSRDVAQAAGVSQAAVSLVLGDKWRGRVSETTAERVRTAARDLGYRPNLAARNLRLGHTRTVLLVVPALTTEFFAGVYTGAARIAAQNGFGVVLYPSPEGIGPARDPFASAQAALDGVIASSMAADALTAIRGDQLPLVMLDSDPKGSLGAATVNLDITDGIRQVTEHLLTLGHRRILHLAADVPSWTFDVRARELAARIGEVPGTSLLTIRAPISIEGARTAAETALSAKGPRPTAIICDDDKLAAGAYKAARRLGLRIPDDISVTGLDDLALATAIDPELTTVRLDAELFGERGMQALLAVLEGREPDAGDIPVQLVVRASTAPPSTP, from the coding sequence GTGGCACACGGCAGCACCCGCCCCACCAGCCGAGACGTCGCCCAGGCCGCAGGCGTCTCCCAAGCCGCGGTCTCCCTCGTACTCGGCGACAAATGGCGCGGACGCGTCTCCGAGACCACAGCCGAACGCGTCCGCACGGCCGCCCGCGACCTCGGCTACCGACCCAACCTCGCCGCCCGCAACCTCCGCCTCGGCCACACCCGAACCGTCCTCCTCGTCGTCCCCGCCCTCACGACCGAGTTCTTCGCCGGCGTCTACACCGGCGCCGCCCGCATCGCCGCCCAGAACGGCTTCGGCGTCGTCCTCTACCCCTCCCCCGAAGGCATCGGCCCCGCCCGCGACCCCTTCGCCTCCGCCCAAGCCGCCCTCGACGGCGTCATCGCCTCCTCCATGGCCGCCGACGCCCTCACCGCCATCCGCGGCGACCAGCTCCCCCTCGTCATGCTGGACAGCGACCCCAAAGGCAGCCTCGGCGCCGCCACCGTCAACCTCGACATCACCGACGGCATCCGCCAAGTCACCGAACACCTGCTCACCCTCGGCCACCGCCGCATCCTGCACCTCGCCGCCGACGTGCCCTCCTGGACCTTCGACGTACGCGCGCGCGAACTCGCCGCACGCATCGGCGAGGTCCCCGGCACGTCCCTGCTCACGATCCGCGCGCCCATCTCCATCGAAGGCGCCCGCACCGCAGCCGAAACCGCACTCTCCGCCAAGGGCCCCCGCCCCACCGCGATCATCTGCGACGACGACAAACTCGCCGCCGGCGCCTACAAGGCCGCACGCCGCCTCGGCCTGCGCATCCCCGACGACATCTCCGTCACCGGCCTCGACGACCTCGCCCTCGCCACCGCCATCGACCCGGAACTCACCACCGTACGACTGGACGCCGAACTCTTCGGAGAACGCGGCATGCAAGCCCTCCTGGCGGTCCTGGAAGGCCGCGAGCCCGACGCCGGCGACATCCCGGTCCAGCTCGTCGTACGGGCCTCCACAGCGCCACCCAGCACGCCCTGA
- a CDS encoding MFS transporter, whose translation MTGAYVEILRARHAARLLAGTLTGRLPNAVAAIAIVLFVREEGGSYSLAGGLAAVYGVANAVGQPVLGRLVDLYGQPRVQLPAAVASALAMAGFAFVGIGPLPLAYAAVAAAGLFTPPLEGGLRALWSSVLHREDQVHTAYAMDAVAQEVMFTAGPLLLTLGASVWSAQVALLLLNVVGVLGALSVVVSPPSRAWRSEPREAHWLGALRSRGLLALLASFLFIGMALGSIAVAAVSYADDHGGDAVYGWLMAGVGLGALIGGVVYGARQWGGEPARRLRLLVALLAVCYLPLMLMPGAVVMTLLAVLAGVFLAPCIACAFVLVDRHAPRGTVTEAFSWLVTTFTVGASVGTGVAGPVVEAGGALWGFAVPSAAGAVSLLVLLATGRVLAAPVRGAVVASSSENDPNRAVEPRFSSGDRA comes from the coding sequence ATGACCGGCGCATACGTGGAGATCCTCAGGGCGAGGCATGCCGCCCGGCTGCTGGCCGGCACGCTCACGGGGCGGCTGCCGAACGCCGTCGCCGCGATCGCGATCGTGTTGTTCGTGCGGGAGGAGGGCGGCTCGTACAGCCTGGCCGGCGGTCTGGCGGCCGTGTACGGGGTGGCGAACGCCGTGGGGCAGCCGGTGCTGGGCCGGCTGGTGGACCTGTACGGCCAGCCGCGGGTGCAGCTGCCCGCGGCGGTCGCCTCGGCCTTGGCGATGGCCGGGTTCGCCTTCGTGGGGATCGGACCGCTGCCGCTCGCGTACGCCGCGGTCGCGGCCGCCGGGCTGTTCACGCCGCCTCTGGAGGGTGGTCTGCGGGCGCTGTGGTCGTCGGTCCTCCACAGGGAGGATCAGGTGCACACGGCGTATGCCATGGACGCGGTGGCGCAGGAAGTCATGTTCACCGCCGGACCGTTGCTGCTGACGCTGGGCGCGTCGGTGTGGTCGGCGCAGGTGGCGCTGCTTCTGCTGAACGTGGTCGGGGTGCTGGGTGCTCTCTCGGTGGTCGTGTCGCCGCCTTCGCGCGCGTGGCGTTCGGAACCGCGTGAGGCGCACTGGCTGGGGGCGTTGCGTTCACGGGGGCTGCTCGCGTTGCTTGCCTCGTTCCTGTTCATCGGGATGGCGCTCGGTTCGATCGCGGTGGCGGCCGTCTCGTACGCGGACGACCATGGTGGTGACGCGGTGTACGGCTGGCTGATGGCGGGTGTCGGGCTGGGTGCGCTGATCGGTGGCGTGGTGTACGGGGCGCGGCAGTGGGGTGGTGAGCCGGCGCGGCGACTGCGGCTGCTGGTGGCGCTTCTGGCGGTGTGTTACCTGCCGCTGATGCTGATGCCGGGTGCGGTCGTGATGACGCTGCTGGCCGTGCTCGCGGGGGTGTTCCTCGCGCCGTGCATCGCCTGTGCGTTCGTGCTGGTCGACCGGCATGCGCCGCGCGGTACGGTCACCGAGGCGTTCTCCTGGCTGGTGACGACGTTCACGGTGGGCGCGTCGGTCGGAACGGGTGTGGCGGGGCCGGTCGTCGAGGCGGGCGGGGCTCTGTGGGGGTTTGCCGTGCCGAGTGCCGCTGGGGCCGTGTCGTTGCTGGTCCTGCTGGCCACGGGGCGGGTCCTCGCAGCTCCCGTGAGGGGTGCGGTGGTTGCGTCTTCATCGGAAAATGATCCAAACCGTGCCGTCGAACCCCGTTTCAGCTCGGGGGATCGGGCGTAA
- the pafA gene encoding Pup--protein ligase, protein MDRRIFGLENEYGVTCTFRGQRRLSPDEVARYLFRRVVSWGRSSNVFLRNGARLYLDVGSHPEYATPECDNVTELVTHDKAGERILEGLLVDAERRLHEEGIAGDVYLFKNNTDSAGNSYGCHENYLVARHGEFSRLADILIPFLVTRQLLCGAGKVLQTPRGAVYCVSQRAEHIWEGVSSATTRSRPIINTRDEPHADAERYRRLHVIVGDSNMSETTMLLKVGATDLVLRMIEAGTVMRDLTLENPIRAIREVSHDITGRRKVRLASGREASALEVQREYYEKAVDFCERRGIRTGTVEQVLELWGRTLDAIEAEDLDRIGTEIDWVMKYKLIERYRAKHNMTMSHPRVAQIDLAYHDIHRRRGLYYLLEKKGQAARICNDLKIFEGKSVPPQTTRARLRGDFIRRAQEQRRDFTVDWVHLKLNDQAQRTVLCKDPFRSVDDRVEKLIAGM, encoded by the coding sequence ATGGACCGCCGCATTTTCGGGCTGGAGAACGAGTACGGCGTCACGTGCACGTTCAGGGGACAGCGCCGCCTGTCGCCTGACGAGGTGGCGCGGTACCTCTTCCGCCGTGTCGTGTCATGGGGCCGCAGCAGCAATGTCTTTCTGCGAAACGGCGCCCGCCTGTATCTCGACGTGGGTTCACATCCGGAATACGCGACACCCGAATGTGACAACGTGACCGAACTGGTCACCCACGACAAAGCAGGCGAGCGCATTCTCGAAGGACTCCTGGTGGACGCCGAACGACGCCTGCACGAGGAAGGAATCGCGGGCGACGTCTACCTCTTCAAGAACAACACCGACTCGGCGGGCAACTCCTACGGCTGTCACGAGAACTATCTGGTGGCACGCCATGGCGAGTTCTCCCGGCTCGCGGACATCCTCATCCCGTTTCTTGTCACGCGCCAGTTGCTGTGCGGTGCGGGCAAGGTGCTGCAGACTCCGCGTGGCGCGGTGTACTGCGTCAGTCAGCGGGCGGAGCACATCTGGGAGGGCGTCTCCTCGGCGACGACCCGTTCCCGGCCGATCATCAACACGCGCGACGAGCCGCACGCGGACGCCGAGCGCTACCGGCGCCTGCATGTCATCGTGGGCGACTCGAACATGTCCGAGACGACCATGCTGCTCAAGGTCGGCGCGACCGACCTGGTGCTGCGCATGATCGAGGCGGGCACGGTGATGCGCGACCTGACCCTGGAGAACCCGATCCGGGCGATCCGCGAGGTCAGCCATGACATCACGGGCCGCCGCAAGGTGCGTCTGGCCAGTGGCCGGGAGGCCTCCGCGCTGGAGGTGCAGCGCGAGTACTACGAGAAGGCCGTGGACTTCTGTGAGCGCCGGGGCATCCGCACCGGCACCGTCGAGCAGGTCCTGGAGCTGTGGGGCCGCACGCTGGACGCGATCGAGGCCGAGGACCTCGACCGGATCGGCACCGAGATCGACTGGGTCATGAAGTACAAGCTCATCGAGCGGTACCGGGCCAAGCACAACATGACCATGTCGCATCCGCGGGTGGCGCAGATAGACCTCGCCTACCACGACATCCACCGCCGTCGCGGCCTGTACTACCTGCTGGAGAAGAAGGGTCAAGCCGCGCGTATCTGCAACGACTTGAAGATCTTCGAGGGCAAGTCCGTTCCGCCGCAGACCACTCGGGCCCGGCTGCGCGGCGACTTCATCCGCAGGGCTCAGGAACAGCGCCGCGACTTCACCGTGGACTGGGTCCATCTCAAGCTCAATGACCAGGCGCAGCGCACGGTGTTGTGCAAGGACCCGTTCCGTTCGGTGGACGACCGGGTGGAGAAACTGATCGCCGGTATGTGA